ATCGGTTTTGTTCCAGGCTATGACCGTCGGCTTTTCGCCCGCGCCGAGCTCAGTCAAGATCGATTCGACGGACGAGCGCTGCCGCTCCCAAAACGGATTTGACGCGTCGATCACGTGCACGAGCAACGCGGCGCTCGTCACTTCTTCCAAAGTCGCGCGAAACGCCGCGACCAACTCCTTGGGCAGGTCGCTGATGAAGCCCACCGTGTCCGCCAAAACGACATCGCGCGTATCCGATAGACGCGCCTTGCGCAGCGTGGGATCGAGCGTCGCGAACGGCTGATCCGCCACGAACACCGTCGAGCCTGACAACGCGTTCATCAACGACGACTTGCCGGCATTCGTGTAACCGACCAAGGCGACGACCGGCGTCCCCTCGCGCGAACGGCGCTGCTCCCGCCGGCGCGTCCGGACCTCACCGAGTTGCTTCTCCAAGAGCTCGATGCGCGAACGGATGTGGCGCCGGTCTACTTCGAGTTTTGTCTCGCCGGGGCCGCGCGTTCCGATGCCGCCGCCGAGTCGCGAAAGCGCATCGCGCGCGCCGATGAGATTCGCGGCCTGATGTTTGAGCTGCGCGAGTTCGACCTGCAGCTTGCCTTCACTCGTGCGCGCGTGCTGCGCGAAGATGTCGAGGATGACAACCGTCCGATCCAACACGGAGATCTCGCCGCCGAGCAGTTTCTCCAGATTCGTGCGCTGGCGCGGCCGCAGCGCATTCAATGTCAAAACGGTTGAAGCGCCGTTCAAGCGCGCCGCCTCCGCCACTTCCGTCACTTTGCCCGACCCGATCAGGCTTGCCGGATCCACAGAAGGACGGCGCTGTGCGATGCGCGCGACGACGTCGCAGCCCGCGGCGCGAGCGAGCGCGTCCAGTTCGTCCATCTCCACATCGAAGCGGGCGTGATCCTG
The DNA window shown above is from Candidatus Eremiobacteraceae bacterium and carries:
- the hflX gene encoding GTPase HflX, which translates into the protein QDHARFDVEMDELDALARAAGCDVVARIAQRRPSVDPASLIGSGKVTEVAEAARLNGASTVLTLNALRPRQRTNLEKLLGGEISVLDRTVVILDIFAQHARTSEGKLQVELAQLKHQAANLIGARDALSRLGGGIGTRGPGETKLEVDRRHIRSRIELLEKQLGEVRTRRREQRRSREGTPVVALVGYTNAGKSSLMNALSGSTVFVADQPFATLDPTLRKARLSDTRDVVLADTVGFISDLPKELVAAFRATLEEVTSAALLVHVIDASNPFWERQRSSVESILTELGAGEKPTVIAWNKTDVASSHIGGEGIAVSAKTGAGLAELRTAIATHVM